The Vitis vinifera cultivar Pinot Noir 40024 chromosome 12, ASM3070453v1 genome has a segment encoding these proteins:
- the LOC100256081 gene encoding probable leucine-rich repeat receptor-like protein kinase At1g35710 isoform X1, whose translation MTLGCPSSYSLLPRLIITPCFFIFLLFLLYSISSFHVTFTFASTPITSFSKVEQDQEALALLTWKASLDNQTQSFLFSWSGRNSCHHWFGVTCHRSGSVSSLDLQSCGLRGTLHNLNFSSLSNLLTLNLYNNSLYGTIPINIGNLSKLIIVLDFRFNHFIGVISDQLGFLTSLSFLALSSNNFKGPIPPSIGNLRNLTTLYLNSNNLSGSIPQEIGLLRSLNVIDLSTNNLIGSIPPSIGNLRNLTTLLLLRNKLSGFIPQEIGLLRSLTSIDLSTNNFIGPIPSSIGNLRNLTTLYLNSNNLFGSIPQEITLLRSLNYLVLSYNNLNGSLPTSIENWKNLIILYIYGNQLSSSIPKEIGLLTSLENLDLADNNLSGSIPASLGNLSKLSLLYLYGNKLSGFIPQEFELLRSLIVLELGSNNLTGPIPSFVGNLRNLTTLYLSQNGLFGYIPQEIGLLRLLNILDLSFNNLIGSIPASIGNLSSLTTLALHSNKLSGAIPREMNNITHLKSLQIGENNFTGHLPQEICLGNALEKVSAQRNHFTGPIPKSLKNCTSLFRVRLENNQLTGDIAESFGVYPNLNYIDLSSNNLYGDLSEKWGECHMLTNLNISNNKISGAIPPQLGKAIQLQQLDLSSNHLIGKIPKELGMLPLLFKLLLGNNKLSGSIPLELGNLSNLEILDLASNNLSGPIPKQLGNFWKLWSLNLSENRFVDSIPDEIGKMHHLRSLDLSQNMLTGEMPPLLGELQNLETLNLSHNGLSGTIPHTFDDLISLTVADISYNQLEGPLPNIKAFAPFEAFKNNKGLCGNNVTHLKPCSASRKKANKFSILIIILLIVSSLLFLFAFVIGIFFLFQKLRKRKTKSPEADVEDLFAIWGHDGELLYEHIIQGTDNFSSKQCIGTGGYGTVYKAELPTGRVVAVKKLHSSQDGDMADLKAFKSEIHALTQIRHRSIVKLYGFSLFAENSFLVYEFMEKGSLRNILRNDEEAEKLDWIVRLNVVKGVAKALSYMHHDCSPPIIHRDISSNNVLLDSEYEAHVSDFGTARLLKSDSSNWTSFAGTFGYTAPELAYSMKVDNKTDVYSFGVVTLEVIMGRHPGELISSLLSSASSSSTSPSTAGHFLLNDVIDQRPSPPVNQVAKEVEVAVKLAFACLRVNPQSRPTMQQVARALSTQWPPLSKPFSMITLLELQDHGHGGETS comes from the exons ATGACCCTTGGATGTCCTTCATCCTACTCCTTACTCCCCCGACTCATCATCACTCCTTGCTTCTTCATatttctccttttccttttgtaCTCAATATCATCATTCCATGTCACTTTTACATTTGCCTCTACACCTATCACTTCTTTTTCGAAAGTTGAACAAGATCAAGAAGCACTTGCTCTTCTAACATGGAAGGCTAGTCTTGATAATCAAACCCAATCTTTCCTCTTTTCTTGGTCTGGACGCAATTCTTGCCATCATTGGTTCGGAGTGACTTGTCACAGGTCAGGAAGTGTCTCCAGTTTAGACCTTCAAAGTTGCGGTTTGAGAGGTACACTCCATAATCTCAATTTTTCATCACTTTCCAACCTCCTTACTCTTAATCTTTATAACAACTCCCTCTATGGAACCATTCCAATCAACATTGGCAATCTTTCCAAACTGATCATAGTTTTGGACTTTCGTTTCAATCATTTCATTGGTGTAATATCTGACCAACTTGGATTTCTAACATCTCTTAGCTTTCTAGCATTGTCTTCTAATAATTTCAAAGGCCCAATTCCTCCTTCCATAGGGAACTTGAGGAACTTAACCACATTGTACCTTAATTCAAACAACCTATCTGGTTCtattcctcaagaaattggattgttgagaTCTCTTAATGTTATTGATTTGTCAACTAATAATCTCATTGGCTCAATCCCTCCTTCCATAGGTAATTTGAGGAATTTAACCACTTTGCTCCTTCTGAGAAACAAACTATCTGGTTTtattcctcaagaaattggattaTTGAGATCTCTTACTAGTATTGATTTGTCAACTAACAATTTCATTGGTCCAATCCCTTCTTCCATAGGTAACTTGAGGAACTTAACCACTTTGTACCTTAATTCAAACAATCTATTTGGTTCTATTCCTCAAGAAATTACATTGTTGAGATCTCTTAATTATCTAGTCTTGTCATATAACAATCTCAATGGTTCACTACCAACTTCCATAGAAAATTGGAAgaacttaattattttatacatttatggTAACCAACTTTCTAGCTCCATTCCTAAAGAAATTGGATTATTGACATCACTTGAGAATCTTGACTTGGCAGACAACAATCTTAGCGGTTCAATACCAGCTTCCTTAGGAAACTTGTCCAAGTTAAGCCTTTTATATCTTTATGGTAACAAACTTTCTGGATTCATCCCTCAAGAATTTGAGTTACTGAGATCTCTTATAGTTCTTGAGTTGGGAAGTAATAATCTCACTGGTCCAATCCCTTCTTTTGTAGGAAACTTGAGGAACTTAACCACCTTGTATCTTTCTCAAAATGGCCTTTTTGGTTATATccctcaagaaattggattgttgagaTTGCTTAATATTCTTGACTTATCATTTAACAATCTCATTGGTTCAATACCAGCTTCTATAGGAAACTTGTCCAGCTTAACCACTTTGGCTCTTCATTCCAACAAACTTAGTGGTGCCATTCCTCGAGAAATGAATAATATCACTCATTTGAAATCTTTGCAGATAGGTGAGAATAACTTCACTGGCCACCTACCACAAGAGATATGCCTTGGTAATGCTCTTGAAAAAGTTTCAGCCCAAAGGAACCATTTCACTGGTCCTATTCCAAAGAGCTTGAAAAATTGCACTAGCTTATTCAGAGTTAGGCTTGAAAATAACCAACTTACTGGAGACATAGCCGAAAGTTTTGGTGTATaccctaatctaaattataTTGATCTGAGCAGTAACAATTTGTATGGTGACCTTTCTGAGAAATGGGGGGAGTGCCACATGCTCACAAACCTGAACATCTCCAATAACAAAATTTCTGGTGCTATACCACCTCAACTTGGGAAAGCAATTCAACTGCAACAACTTGATCTCTCCTCAAATCATCTAATTGGGAAGATCCCAAAAGAATTGGGTATGCTTCCTTTACTGTTCAAGTTGTTGCTAGGCAACAACAAACTTTCAGGAAGTATTCCTCTGGAATTGGGAAACTTATCCAATCTTGAAATCCTTGACTTGGCATCAAACAACTTAAGCGGTCCAATTCCCAAGCAACTGGGAAACTTCTGGAAATTATGGTCCTTGAACTTGAGCGAGAATAGATTTGTGGATAGCATTCCTGACGAAATTGGAAAGATGCATCATCTTCGAAGTCTCGATCTTAGTCAAAATATGTTGACAGGAGAGATGCCACCGCTGCTTGGAGAATTACAGAACCTGGAAACGTTGAATCTCTCCCACAATGGGCTATCTGGTACCATCCCACACACGTTTGATGATTTGATAAGTTTGACAGTTGCTGATATATCCTACAATCAATTGGAAGGTCCTCTCCCAAACATCAAAGCCTTTGCTCCATTTGAGgcattcaaaaataataaaggtCTGTGTGGTAATAATGTCACTCATCTCAAGCCATGTAGTGCTAGTCGAAAGAAGGCCAACAAGTTTTCTATTTTGATCATAATACTCCTCATTGTGAGCAGTCTATTGTTCTTATTTGCTTTTGTTattggcattttttttcttttccaaaaattgaGGAAGAGAAAAACCAAATCTCCAGAAGCAGATGTTGAAGATCTATTTGCAATATGGGGCCATGATGGGGAATTGCTGTATGAACACATCATACAGGGGACCGACAATTTCAGTTCGAAGCAGTGTATTGGCACTGGAGGATATGGTACTGTTTACAAGGCTGAGTTGCCAACAGGTCGGGTTGTTGCTGTGAAAAAGCTTCACTCATCACAAGATGGAGATATGGCTGATTTGAAAGCTTTCAAAAGCGAGATTCATGCTTTAACACAGATAAGGCATCGCAGTATCGTCAAGCTTTATGGCTTCAGTTTATTTGCAGAGAACTCATTTTTGGTTTATGAGTTTATGGAAAAGGGAAGCTTGCGAAACATTCTAAGAAACGACGAAGAAGCAGAAAAATTAGATTGGATTGTGAGGCTAAACGTTGTTAAAGGCGTGGCTAAAGCTTTATCTTATATGCACCATGATTGCTCACCTCCTATAATTCATCGAGACATATCAAGTAACAATGTTTTGTTAGATTCAGAATATGAAGCTCATGTATCTGACTTCGGCACAGCTAGGCTTTTAAAGTCGGACTCATCTAATTGGACTTCATTTGCAGGAACTTTTGGTTATACTGCTCCAG AACTTGCATACTCGATGAAGGTGGATAATAAAACCGATGTTTATAGTTTCGGTGTTGTAACATTGGAAGTAATTATGGGGAGGCATCCTGGAGAACTCATCTCATCCCTGTTATCATCAGCGTCCTCCTCATCTACATCACCATCAACTGCCGGCCATTTCCTGTTGAATGATGTGATAGACCAGCGCCCCTCACCTCCTGTGAATCAAGTGGCAAAGGAAGTAGAGGTTGCAGTGAAGTTGGCATTTGCATGCTTGCGTGTTAATCCCCAATCTCGGCCAACTATGCAACAAGTTGCTCGAGCACTCTCAACACAGTGGCCACCATTGTCGAAACCGTTTTCCATGATTACATTGCTTGAGCTGCAGGATCATGGTCATGGGGGTGAAACTAGCTGA
- the LOC100256081 gene encoding MDIS1-interacting receptor like kinase 2 isoform X2, with protein sequence MLTNLNISNNKISGAIPPQLGKAIQLQQLDLSSNHLIGKIPKELGMLPLLFKLLLGNNKLSGSIPLELGNLSNLEILDLASNNLSGPIPKQLGNFWKLWSLNLSENRFVDSIPDEIGKMHHLRSLDLSQNMLTGEMPPLLGELQNLETLNLSHNGLSGTIPHTFDDLISLTVADISYNQLEGPLPNIKAFAPFEAFKNNKGLCGNNVTHLKPCSASRKKANKFSILIIILLIVSSLLFLFAFVIGIFFLFQKLRKRKTKSPEADVEDLFAIWGHDGELLYEHIIQGTDNFSSKQCIGTGGYGTVYKAELPTGRVVAVKKLHSSQDGDMADLKAFKSEIHALTQIRHRSIVKLYGFSLFAENSFLVYEFMEKGSLRNILRNDEEAEKLDWIVRLNVVKGVAKALSYMHHDCSPPIIHRDISSNNVLLDSEYEAHVSDFGTARLLKSDSSNWTSFAGTFGYTAPELAYSMKVDNKTDVYSFGVVTLEVIMGRHPGELISSLLSSASSSSTSPSTAGHFLLNDVIDQRPSPPVNQVAKEVEVAVKLAFACLRVNPQSRPTMQQVARALSTQWPPLSKPFSMITLLELQDHGHGGETS encoded by the exons ATGCTCACAAACCTGAACATCTCCAATAACAAAATTTCTGGTGCTATACCACCTCAACTTGGGAAAGCAATTCAACTGCAACAACTTGATCTCTCCTCAAATCATCTAATTGGGAAGATCCCAAAAGAATTGGGTATGCTTCCTTTACTGTTCAAGTTGTTGCTAGGCAACAACAAACTTTCAGGAAGTATTCCTCTGGAATTGGGAAACTTATCCAATCTTGAAATCCTTGACTTGGCATCAAACAACTTAAGCGGTCCAATTCCCAAGCAACTGGGAAACTTCTGGAAATTATGGTCCTTGAACTTGAGCGAGAATAGATTTGTGGATAGCATTCCTGACGAAATTGGAAAGATGCATCATCTTCGAAGTCTCGATCTTAGTCAAAATATGTTGACAGGAGAGATGCCACCGCTGCTTGGAGAATTACAGAACCTGGAAACGTTGAATCTCTCCCACAATGGGCTATCTGGTACCATCCCACACACGTTTGATGATTTGATAAGTTTGACAGTTGCTGATATATCCTACAATCAATTGGAAGGTCCTCTCCCAAACATCAAAGCCTTTGCTCCATTTGAGgcattcaaaaataataaaggtCTGTGTGGTAATAATGTCACTCATCTCAAGCCATGTAGTGCTAGTCGAAAGAAGGCCAACAAGTTTTCTATTTTGATCATAATACTCCTCATTGTGAGCAGTCTATTGTTCTTATTTGCTTTTGTTattggcattttttttcttttccaaaaattgaGGAAGAGAAAAACCAAATCTCCAGAAGCAGATGTTGAAGATCTATTTGCAATATGGGGCCATGATGGGGAATTGCTGTATGAACACATCATACAGGGGACCGACAATTTCAGTTCGAAGCAGTGTATTGGCACTGGAGGATATGGTACTGTTTACAAGGCTGAGTTGCCAACAGGTCGGGTTGTTGCTGTGAAAAAGCTTCACTCATCACAAGATGGAGATATGGCTGATTTGAAAGCTTTCAAAAGCGAGATTCATGCTTTAACACAGATAAGGCATCGCAGTATCGTCAAGCTTTATGGCTTCAGTTTATTTGCAGAGAACTCATTTTTGGTTTATGAGTTTATGGAAAAGGGAAGCTTGCGAAACATTCTAAGAAACGACGAAGAAGCAGAAAAATTAGATTGGATTGTGAGGCTAAACGTTGTTAAAGGCGTGGCTAAAGCTTTATCTTATATGCACCATGATTGCTCACCTCCTATAATTCATCGAGACATATCAAGTAACAATGTTTTGTTAGATTCAGAATATGAAGCTCATGTATCTGACTTCGGCACAGCTAGGCTTTTAAAGTCGGACTCATCTAATTGGACTTCATTTGCAGGAACTTTTGGTTATACTGCTCCAG AACTTGCATACTCGATGAAGGTGGATAATAAAACCGATGTTTATAGTTTCGGTGTTGTAACATTGGAAGTAATTATGGGGAGGCATCCTGGAGAACTCATCTCATCCCTGTTATCATCAGCGTCCTCCTCATCTACATCACCATCAACTGCCGGCCATTTCCTGTTGAATGATGTGATAGACCAGCGCCCCTCACCTCCTGTGAATCAAGTGGCAAAGGAAGTAGAGGTTGCAGTGAAGTTGGCATTTGCATGCTTGCGTGTTAATCCCCAATCTCGGCCAACTATGCAACAAGTTGCTCGAGCACTCTCAACACAGTGGCCACCATTGTCGAAACCGTTTTCCATGATTACATTGCTTGAGCTGCAGGATCATGGTCATGGGGGTGAAACTAGCTGA